The nucleotide sequence AGCACGACCCGGCACACGCCGAAGTCCGACTCGTAGGTCGCCACGCGGTCCTTGAACGTCTCGGCCCCGGCGGCGAAGTTGCGGTTGGCGGTCATGAAGCCGTTGATCGCACGCTTCTCGGTGCCGCCGACGACGATGAGGTCGACGTTGCCGGCCGACTGCTCCCAGATGCCACGAAGCGCGAGGTTGAGCTGCTCCTCGGTGAGCGTGGTGTCGGCGGGGAAGCTGTTGACCCCGGGCGTGAAGACGTTGCTCGTGATCGACTGTCGCAGACCCTTGAAGCTGCGGCGGACGGTGTCGTTGCCGACCGCGTCGGTGCCGTGGCCGTTGATGACGCTGTTCTCCAGATCGCGCATCAGCTCGCGGAGCCGCTGCGCTTTCTGGTAGTCGAGTTCGTCGCGGACGCCGAGATGGTTGACGGCCAACTCGCTGCCGGAGATCTCGATCGTCGATGCGAAGATCTGCATGACGTTCGACTTGCGGCTGCGGGTGGTGAAGCGGGCCGCGTCGGCGTCGTCTCCTTCGAGGGCGGCGTTGCCGACGATGTGCAGGACATCTTCCTCCGAAGCCGTGACACTCGGCGTGCCGGCGAAGCCGCGGTCGACGGTCAACTCGTCGGTCGACGAATCGATCGCGGTGACGAGGAACATCGACGCGGTGTCGTTGAGACGAAGCTGGTCGCCGACGCGGAAGGGGGTTGAGTCGGCGACGCTGATCGTCGCGCCGCCAGTGTCCTCGTCGACGGTGCCGAAGTTCGGCAGCAGCGTGTCTTCGAGCCATTCGTGGATCGTGCTGCGGCCCGGACGCTTGGCTTCGCCCAGCGCGTCGAGCAGCGGCGTGTCATGGGGCGAGGCGATGGCGACGAGATCGCTCACGTCCTCGGCGATTTCCGGCAGCGCAGTGCCGGCGTCGTAAGTTGCTTTTCCGGTGAAGGCCATGGTGATGGTTTCTTGGTTGGTGTAAGGGTTGAGTGGTTAGGAAAGGGCGCGGCGGAGCTTGAGGTACTCGCCGAGCAGTCGGGGATCGGGCCGCCGCCGCAGGGCGTCGGCGAGTCGGCGCACACGCGCCAATGGGTCGGGTGCGGCGGTCGCCGGTCGCACCGGCAGCGGCACCGGTCGGGTGTCGGGCATGGGGTCTCCTTGTTGTTTGCGGGAAAGCCCACGGCTAAAGCCGTGGGCGTTGGGGCGCGATGTGATTCAGTAACCGAGTTCTCGCCGCACCAGGTCGGCGTCGATGCCGACGGCGAGTTTGTCCTTGGCGACGTCGAGCCGATCGGCTTCGTCGGCGGGCAGCGGGCTTGGCCAGTGGATGCGGACGCCGCGCTCGGCAGGTTCGGTGGCGAACAGGCCGCCGTGATCGAGCCAGGCCAGTGCGAGTTCGCACATCCGGCCCAACGCCGCGCCGTAAGTGAGTCGTTTGCGTTCGGTGCGGCCAAGTGCCGAGAGCAGCGTCACGCGCAGCGCCGCAGCGCTGGTGAGATTGCCGATGCGGCCCTTGATCGCGCCGGCGGCGATCGGCGAGATGCCGCTGGTCTTGTCGAGCGCTTCGCGCACCTCGGCGATGTGGGCGTCCTCCGACGGACTGCCGTCGTCGCTGCCGAACTCCAGCACCTTGGCGTCGACGTTGCTCGTCTCCCACATCTGCCCGGGCGCGACGGGGTTGTCGGCGAAGCCGTCGATGCCGATGCCGACGTACATCTTGAAGCTCTGCAGCGCGAGCCGGGAGGCGCGATCGGAGAGCCGGGTGTTGAGTTCGTCCTGCAACGGGACCAGCGCGTCGACATCCGAGCCGCCGGCGTACCGGGCCGGGACGGCGATGTTCTGCAGATGCACGATCGGCAGCCGACCCAGCGGGTTTTCCCCCTCGGCGATGAGCGATTCGTTTTCGTACTGCTGCCACGCGCTCGGCGTGTGGATGTCCAGCCGCAGTGGGGTGTCGTTGTCGCCGATGCGCAGCGAACGGTGGTTGAACGCGTCGAGAAGTCGGCGGAGCATCGGCAGCTTGCCGGTCGTCGCGATGTCGCGCGGGTCGCCGGTCGGTGAGAGTTGCTGCACGATTCCGAAGGCCATCACGCACTCGCAGTCGTTCGGATCCAACAGCGGCAAAGCCGTGTGCGGCTCGATGATCTGCAAACGGATCGTCGCGGCGATGCGGGTAAGTTCCTCATCCGGCGCCTCGACATCGCCACCAAACTCCGGCAGACCACAGACCGTTGCGTCGGGCATGTCGGAACGCTTCGGGTCGAACTGCACCAGCACATCGGCGTTGCCGTAGACCGCGCCGGTCAGCGCGAGCCGTTGCAGGAACTGCGTCCCGCCGTTCTGCGCGATGACCAAGCGCAGCAGCCGGGCGATGGTGTTGCGGCGTGTCTCGTCGTCGGCCGTCGAGTCGAGCACGATCGGTTTACCGAAGAGGAAGTCGATGCCCGCGTCGATCCGCCAGCCGATGTCGTTCTCGACGACGACCTCTTTTCGCTCGACGACGCCGGCCTGGGTCTGGAGCGGTTCGTCGCCGGC is from Planctomycetota bacterium and encodes:
- a CDS encoding DUF5309 family protein is translated as MAFTGKATYDAGTALPEIAEDVSDLVAIASPHDTPLLDALGEAKRPGRSTIHEWLEDTLLPNFGTVDEDTGGATISVADSTPFRVGDQLRLNDTASMFLVTAIDSSTDELTVDRGFAGTPSVTASEEDVLHIVGNAALEGDDADAARFTTRSRKSNVMQIFASTIEISGSELAVNHLGVRDELDYQKAQRLRELMRDLENSVINGHGTDAVGNDTVRRSFKGLRQSITSNVFTPGVNSFPADTTLTEEQLNLALRGIWEQSAGNVDLIVVGGTEKRAINGFMTANRNFAAGAETFKDRVATYESDFGVCRVVL
- a CDS encoding phage portal protein, which produces MALRLHQLNVPHPALGRDAEPMRQLVDRLLHVDGPRCRTLWHYYANTRDAAHAETNSDRPYRQAQEFGIPARITGGFAGDEPLQTQAGVVERKEVVVENDIGWRIDAGIDFLFGKPIVLDSTADDETRRNTIARLLRLVIAQNGGTQFLQRLALTGAVYGNADVLVQFDPKRSDMPDATVCGLPEFGGDVEAPDEELTRIAATIRLQIIEPHTALPLLDPNDCECVMAFGIVQQLSPTGDPRDIATTGKLPMLRRLLDAFNHRSLRIGDNDTPLRLDIHTPSAWQQYENESLIAEGENPLGRLPIVHLQNIAVPARYAGGSDVDALVPLQDELNTRLSDRASRLALQSFKMYVGIGIDGFADNPVAPGQMWETSNVDAKVLEFGSDDGSPSEDAHIAEVREALDKTSGISPIAAGAIKGRIGNLTSAAALRVTLLSALGRTERKRLTYGAALGRMCELALAWLDHGGLFATEPAERGVRIHWPSPLPADEADRLDVAKDKLAVGIDADLVRRELGY